The nucleotide window TTTTCTTATAATTGAACTAAATACATGAGTAAGACATTCACTTCACTTCAGAGGGCAAAAGAAGTGAGGTTAAAATGACCTTCTCAACGAAATAATCATAGTTAGAGTAGGAAGAGTAGGATGAAACAGACTTCTACTTTTTACTAtgctactccctccgtttaaaaaagagtgacttggtttgacttggcacggagttttagaaaataaagaagacttttgaatcgtgtggtcctaaattaaagttatgtcaaatgtacttcaatcttgtggctttaaacatgtcacgtggaaagctgaaattaaaatgttatcaaaaaagaaaagaggtcattctttttcaaacagactaaaaaggagaggaagtcattctttttgaaacggagggagtacaaaaCACCCAGGGGTTGCCAGTTTGAACGTTTCCACAAATACCAAAGAaatcctcttcttttttttccgtAAAGGGCATCTCATTtaaagatgatatgtataagTGTCGAAAAGAAAATGTAAGCATTACATAAGTAAACTCCAACACCTAGCACCTTGAGGAAGAGTGTCAAACCACACATATCTCCATCACTGACCTAGTTGTTAGAGGACTGGTTGGCAATCAACTGCAACCATGGGGACAATGACAAACGGCTTTATCAAACCATAAAAAGGATTATTGAAAGAAAGTAAGACTAGTGAATGCTTCAATGGTGGAAATCTGGGAGATAAAATTGTATTGGAATTGAAATATTCCCACTTTACTCTGGTTAAATCCACACAAATACCGGATTGTCTCTGATTTTGGGTGATTTGCATGGAATTGCGCAAGGAGCTCATAAGATTCAACCAAATTTTGTTAAATTGGCAAAATGCCGTCACTGTGCCTGATTCTGGGCAATTTTCACGGTATTGCAAAATCTCACAAGATCACATATGAAATCATAAAACAAAAGGATGCATGCAAATTGCAAAATGATAAGGTGCAATacactttttcttcattttaaaaagGTTAATCAAGTGGAACCTCTTTTACTATTATGAGATTGCAAAAGGTAAACGGCTTgagagatttaaaaaaaaaggaatcacCACATTCGCTCTCCTTAACAACATTAAGTTCAGGCTGAAACCATAAGCATAGATGGTTAACTCTTAAGGCTGTAAAGGAAGCTCGGGATACACTTGTAGGACTTAATTTATACAGGTGAGGTAGAATGTTTTACCTAATCTAGCTCAACCTACTTACTAGGATGTAGGATTTATGCTGCCCAATTCTAACTAAAACATGCATATTCACATTACTAACTTGGGTGCCTACCTCATGCATGAATGGTTTCAGCACATCTCACCCACATTTACACAATGTTTAGTTGCTAAAGTGAAAAGGGGGCGAAGGAAAGAGATATAAAGTGTATACTCCATAAATGCATAGCCTCCAACATTATGGAGGACACTGGCAATTCTTTCTTCAACACTCCCaccgtttcaatttatgtgacacagaTTAAAAAGTAACACTTTAAAAATCTTATGGACTTAAATATGTCATCACATTTGTGCGACTATAAAAATTTCTCATAAAAGGTAAAATGAGAAGATTAAATATTCAACCTTTCCTCATGGTATGCCAAAGCAAGAAGTTTGGCTCCACGGATTTCAGATGTCTGTGAATCTCTTATGCCACAAATTCCAATATCAAGTGGTCCTTTATTATGAATATGGACTTCCCCTCCCTCCCCATAGAACTGGTCACTAGGCAATAGAAATTTCATTTGAATGTCCAGTATTCAGATCATGTCAATCAATTTCACCATGCCTCGATTCTAAATTAGTTGAAGTCGACTATATAAATTATCTACATCTGTTCCATTTTATTCAGGTTCACAAATGGAAGTCGTTACTAATTTAAACACCACATTGAGGTGGATTTAGTGCATGCTTAGGTTAGGCTTCACCCGACAAAacttattatcataatttaccTATTATTTCCTcagtctcattttatatgacaaTGTTTGACTGAACATATTTGTTGGCACATATTTAAATATGCCACTGAGTCCATGACATTACTATCAAGGGCggatttataaataaaatgtggGACACATGAACGCGTGATCAGTAAACTAggtattttatgtatatattttctaaaattgataTACTATACTGGAATCAATGCTATAAGAAGACTAAATGGTGGACTTGATGTAATGTTCAGCTAATTACCTATAGGACTAGAGATTAATTCTCGCACCATGTCCTAAAGATCCTAGATTCACCACTAGTTATAATTTGATCACATAATAACagtaaaaatgttcaaataactaagaaataaaagcaaaaaaacAGTATAGGATGGGTGTAAATGTAAATTCACCTGGTGTAAGGAGGAGGGCAAAATATGATCAAGTAATCAGCAGAGGCACAAGTGAAGGTACTAGTCTTATCATCATAAGCATAACTATAAGAGCGTGGGCACGCGTGCTTGAAAAAGAGCGAGTAGCTCGAAGGGTGACACGTGTCAGGTGTATTATACGCTTCACTACAACAGTAAATCGGATCATTATACGCCAAACACGCGCTCTTACATCCAACACTTTCACCCCCACTCGCAACCCTCAAATCTCTCGGACACGCGGCGTTCAAATCCACTAAACATCCCGTCGCACTGCATCCCCCTGTACCTCCTTTAGCAACTATAAGCATCGGAAGGTTGTACCCATCCACAAGGCTGACGTCATAGAAATCCAAACCCTGATCGCCGTTGAGAGTAAACTCCGCTAAACTCGCCGGCGGTATGGCACCAGCTCCGGCGCATTCCACTTTACCGGAACCGCAATCTCCGGTGACGCAGGTGAATTTACCAGTGGAGGGTTCGTTGGAGCAGAGGGTCCGACCCCAAACCCGACCCGACCAAGCAGTGGGCATTTTGAGAGTCTTGGATTTCCCACTTTTAAGAACGAACCCGGTTGGATTAATGGGTGCTCTGTCAGCTCCGGTTAGTATTCCGGGCCATACTGTGTGGCGGCACTTGTTTACTATCTTGAAAGTTGTTGCCTGCACCTCtgtaagttaaaaaaaaaaaaaaactttaattttaataatcaagatttagaaaaaaagttttaaaaatgaagATTTGAAGAGAAGTTAAGTGATTGATTACCTGAGAAGATAGAGAAAGTGataagaagaagagagagaaagatgAGGAGACGATCCATTGATGATGAATAGTGGTTAAAGTGAGTGACTGATTTTCAGGTTTCAAAGTTGTtagctttttctttttgtcattttaattgGGTTATTGAGGTCCAGaagaataaagaaaaggaaaaaaagttgaaaaagattAGAAACAGCGCCAAAAAAATAGAAGGAGAGATATAGGGGGGAAATCAAAGTAAAGTGGCTGTGGAGAGAAGAAACTGTAACTTTATGTAAGATTTTGGCATCTATTTTTTTAACAGATTTGATTTCCtaaactttttatatatttgtttttttttttttttaatgacaagggaaacccgcagccgctaccctttgggtgtgcacagggTAAaaaccccgctcctatgcaatagctcgcaaaccacataggagaggtaacccgcactaggcaagcttggtgcgacgagctcgacccagaaggcaaaccccttgctttcgctggcaaggggtttagaacttgagacctccaacatggaagttccaagctcaaaccactgggccaccccgaagggaatatttgtttttaatttaatatttttctttaaaaaaatatttttatacataaaaagctagtttttttttttaattattaaattggtaattttcattttcactaaaatatattatattatgtatatagaAAACTATATGAACTACATAGATCAAAAATTACTTTTcatttgtatatatgaaatCTTGAACGCATTGATGAAATTTCTAATTTCGTCACTACCCATAGAATCTATAATTTCATCTAGCAAGTTGTAAAAGCTTACAACATATAAATTCGACATTCTACCTGACTCAAAAGTTTTGACTCAAACTATCGTTATCTCACTCATGGGGATATTTGTTTAAAATGGGTAAGGTCAATGTATATTTAAGATTACACtcaatacattattattttacttatgATACATGTTCATTACTTTATCGTTATTTCACTCACGAGTCTATCTCAAACCCCTCGAAAAAATTCTTTAAGTTTTTCcagtttaaatttttagaagTATGAATCGCTCTAGGAAATTCAAATTTCAGCACCTGTTGTTGGAGTTATTGCATATTTTTGATATAGACATTTTTATCTAGATACTGtatttgcatttaaaaataattactttccaattacatttaaaacaagggaaaattatgtgtttaagaaaatttatactagttaattagtcatcatagctatagtttgctataattatcatTTGCAATTAACATTAACCGTTATCTACGTAGGCTGGGTTCGAATCTGTATAATTAGCCACGTATATATAATTcgttatgtttgtataattcacaactAACAActctttgtttgatttgtatttgtatatgacggtgatttcctttggtttttcaattttatcacCAGGTACCTTCAAtctttttttgtataactttttaaagtttgtataaacgtgtTGTGTTtcagattttgtataatatgatttatataatataatttgtataactgtttaaagttcatatgtttatgtttgtataaatttgttatttcgagttttataatatttttgtaaatccagaatttgtattactcaattatactaAATAcacgtgaattatacaaacatacccgcaaattatacaaacgagatgcgaattatacaaattattgtcctCTCTCGCTAgcttctctcctccctctcccaatctcgctcgcctctctcctctctcttccATTCTCGCTCACCTTTCTCCTCCCCTAACATATAGTTACAAAtcataattagcaaactataattataaagcctaattaagttattttgagCGACTATATGCAAAAATTACCCTTAAAACAACAGCTTAGCTTTGATTGACCTAATAATTTCTCCTATCTCCCCTTCTACAGTCAGCCCAAAATGTCTTGAGTACTATATGGGCCTAGGCCCTAGCCCATCTAAAGTAAAAGTCCCTTTCGGGCTTAATCCAGCTCATGAGCCCCTttagggtcgtttggtacaaacaTTGATAACGTAGGAATTAGTACTGCAAGGATTAGTAACGCATGGATTAGTAATGTAGGGATTAGTAGTGCagagattattttttgtcaacagtttggttcattgtttcccacttaatcttgtgtttgatttaaaactttacaaaaaaattctttccTATTATACCTTGTGTTATTATGAGATtgtttatttcatgtaattgaGTCAAGGTAGATAACCGGACCATAACACTACAGTaaacattttttagaaaataacaacaaagaaaaagagtgttatataaattgaaacaatttttttcttttttgtgcaTAATTAATAACAAGAATTTAATACTACGCAACagttgaataaaattcatggtaaaaaaaatatgctaaatctttatttatttatttttacaaattttaacCTATATAATTATTGTATATGCCAACCGGATGTTGACAAAAGAGtttaaacttatcaaaaatgaAGATCTAAAAATATACTTATACAATTTTATACCAAAGTCCCTTACCCGGATAATAATTAATCAAAGTTGTTGTgggataatattattttttttaggattttctatttcatttaactaGTTAAGTtaaatacatacatacatatatatatatatatacctacatacatatatatatatatatactagataaggGTGCCCGTGCAAGGCACGGGCAATATTAATCAGTcctacgtggccatttttgattggtttggtggtatttgagagcaaaaaaaaagtgctaaaagaaagaaatattaattagccctacgtggccatttttgataggtttaGTAATATTGGTcggagctcttttaaggaaggaaatgacgggaatacccttggtagtccaagggaaccaccacttatatagtatgatgaacatatatatatatatatatatatatatatatagtatgaagtatgataatgatatatagtaagttggtagtccaagggaaccacgacttatatagtatgatggagctcttttaaggaaggaaatgacgggaatacccttggtagtccaagggaaccaccacttatatagtatgaagtatgatgatgacaTATAAtaagttggtagtccaagggaaccacgacttatatagtatgataggagctcttttaaggaaggaaatgacgggaatacccttggtagtccaagggaaccaccacttatatagtatgatgaaaaaaaatatatatatagcatgaaatatgatgatgatatatagtaagttggtagtccaagggaaccaccacttatatagtatgatataTAGTAtaaagtatgatgatgatatatagtatgaagtatgatgatgatatatagtaagtgggtagtccaagggaaccacgaCTTATATAGCATGataggagctcttttaaggaaggaaatgacaggaatacccttggtagtccaagggaaccaccacttatatagtatgatgaaatatatatatatatatagtatgaagtatgatgataatatatagtaagttggtagtccaagggaaccaccacttatatagtatgaagtatgatgatgatatatagtaagtaaaaaaaataaaataaaatagatagaagtagaatagaaaatagaatataatagaaagaaatagaaagtagaaatagaaaatattatataaaagaaagaaatattaatagaaagaaatagaaagtagaaatagaaaatattatataaaagaaagaaatattaatagaaagaaatagaaagtaNNNNNNNNNNNNNNNNNNNNNNNNNNNNNNNNNNNNNNNNNNNNNNNNNNNNNNNNNNNNNNNNNNNNNNNNNNNNNNNNNNNNNNNNNNNNNNNNNNNNNNNNNNNNNNNNNNNNNNNNNNNNNNNNNNNNNNNNNNNNNNNNNNNNNNNNNNNNNNNNNNNNNNNNNNNNNNNNNNNNNNNNNNNNNNNNNNNNNNNNNNNNNNNNNNNNNNNNNNNNNNNNNNNNNNNNNNNNNNNNNNNNNNNNNNNNNNNNNNNNNNNNNNNNNNNNNNNNNNNNNNNNNNNNNNNNNNNNNNNNNNNNNNNNNNNNNNNNNNNNNNNNNNNNNNNNNNNNNNNNNNNNNNNNNNNNNNNNNNNNNNNNNNNNNNNNNNNNNNNNNNNNNNNNNNNNNNNNNNNNNNNNNNNNNNNNNNNNNNNNNNNNNNNNNNNNNNNNNNNNNNNNNNNNNNNNNNNNNNNNNNNNNNNNNNNNNNNNNNNNNNNNNNNNNNNNNNNNNNNNNNNNNNNNNNNNNNNNNNNNNNNNNNNNNNNNNNNNNNNNNNNNNNNNNNNNNNNNNNNNNNNNNNNNNNNNNNNNNNNNNNNNNNNNNNNNNNNNNNNNNNNNNNNNNNNNNNNNNNNNNNNNNNNNNNNNNNNNNNNNNNNNNNNNNNNNNNNNNNNNNNNNNNNNNNNNNNNNNNNNNNNNNNNNNNNNNNNNNNNNNNNNNNNNNNNNNNNNNNNNNNNNNNNNNNNNNNNNNNNNNNNNNNNNNNNNNNNNNNNNNNNNNNNNNNNNNNNNNNNNNNNNNNNNNNNNNNNNNNNNNNNNNNNNNNNNNNNNNNNNNNNNNNNNNNNNNNNNNNNNNNNNNNNNNAATGAAGGGTAATGTTGTCAAAGACACAATAATTTGGTAGTATTGAAGACTCACACTTATTAAAGTGAAGGATAATGTTGTCAAAGACACAATAATTTGGTAGTATTGAAGACTCACAATTATTAAATAGGATAATAGGATAGTGAAGGGTAATGTTGTCAAAGACACAATAATTTGATAGTATTGAAGACTCACACTTATTAAAAGTAGGATAATAGGATAGTGAAGGGTAATGTTGTCAAAGACACAATAATTTGGTAGTATTGAAGACTCACACTTATTAAATAggaaggatatatatatatatataaaaaatttgaggTATGATGTACCACTTTTTTTGTTGGCAAGTATATCTTAAACTTAACATAGATTTAAGACTATTTATATTGTTCAATAGCTAaagcttattaaaaaaaaatagtccaagTGGTTAATCGACGAACtacattgaataaaaaaatattaatgaaatcaTTAAATTACACTTAACGAATTTggagaattaaaaaaaacatttataattatttcaatataaataaaaagaaatttaggAAAATGAATAAAGggataattttgtcatttaagGGTCTTATCCAAGGTTTAACAAACCTTGGATTAGTTATTCCTCCATTTACTAGGGATAAAATAAGACCATATATAATGTATAAGCAATCCAtagattaaataaaataatgtaaccaaacaatgtattagatggattaaaattttaatccaagGACTATTCTATTTAATACCGCCTACCAAACGAGTCCTAAAAGTTTGGCTACTTCCCACAGGACCAATGCAAAATTATATGTTTATCTGCTGGTTCATATATACTATACCTTGCTTTTATGGATATATAGCGTCAACGTTATACTCAAAATCACGTAATCAATGCAAGTGTGTCACAATTCATAGTGTCATGATAGTATTAGTTATGTGAGACTCAGTAGCATAGCTCTGCTCGTGACCCTCTATGAGATAGCTAAACTCTAAAATTGACCTTGCAACCTATAGGCATTAGAATTCACAATTAGACTGATGATCATTaacaattttattaaataaatgctTTAATGATTAACAAGTAAGTACATATAGCCAAATATGATACGTAGTATCAGTCCTAATTTTATAGATATAATGTAccttttttaatcattaatgaaGTTCATTTGACTATTGTTCATTAGTTGTTTAGCATACTGAAAAAGTGCATTAAATTCATTATTCATCAGAGGCCCATACAGTTTGGTAATTCAACAAATAAGGATAAAGATTGACCCCTATTACAAAGATATAATCATTTCCAAACACTAATTAACGGCATTTTAATGCACTTTTGTGCCAAATCTAAGTGTCTAGAAGTATTAATGGACCTTTTGTTATGTATCATTGTGCTTACTAACGAGTGCTTAAAAGgcattattttgaaataactgTTGATCATCATATACATTGGCCCTAGCGTGCATAAATACCCATTTTCTCGTACTCAATCATAAGTCTAATCCAtcaattgaaaaaagaataatgATATTTTTCCCCTAAAAAAAGAGCCCACATAGATTGGTATAACTGATTTTGTTAAAGGTCAACTTAGCTCATCATTTTTGTCTCTCAACTTAGATCCTCCCAAGCTTTTTCAAGATACCAAAGAACTTAAATATAACAAATGTATCTAACAATCGTAATATATATTAAGACACAAAATACAAATGTACAATTTTGAGTAAGGATTAAAGAAACATAATGTTTCACTTCATGATTCAACGGCTAGCTAGCGACAATAACTATTGGTTAATACTGAGACCAAATTAGGCAGATTATGAATTTGATGTTTTTCAACACAGATAGATACTTTTAGAtaaaagttattgaattcaCGTGAATTCAATGCTTTAATGCTAGATCTGCTTTTACACGACCACTAGTTATCATGTTCTCTTAATGTCATGTCGGGAAAACAATAAGGGTAATAGCTAATAGGTTGTCATAACTACGTACTAACAACATAGTTAAGAAAACATAATATACTATGAGGTTGTATTCATCACATTACACTAGTTAATATATCTTGCTTACCCCACAATTACTCAAATTAGGATCAGCTTTTACATTTTACTCGTCATGTGTGAGATTATACTGAGTTTGTTGGTGTTGTTGTACTCGTCAAATAACCTACGTACAAATGTTTGCCATCGACTAGAAATTTCAGCTACCAGTAGTGATAAAATTTTGTCCGCCAAAATTGAAGCCAAGTTTTCATATAGAGAGGAAGATGAAGTATAGTGTAAAATTGTGTACTAGAAATTAAGACAAAAGAGAATGAACAATTTAGCAGTCAAAGGAAAGAAAGTAGGACAAAACTACTCAGGGAATGTTTCTGGTCCCATGAATATTATATGTCTGTAAAGcgtgacaaaaataaaattatcactCTTTTATCCAACAACTAACATCAATTTGTTGCACTTCATCACTTTTATGTATTTACTCATACTAATTATTCCATGCCCAGTTTCATTGACCTAAATTCACTGCTATAGTATTGTCACTATgacaataaaatcataaaactGTATTTTGCTTAtgtcaaaataatttaactctACTAGCCAGGAAAATGAAGTCATGACATTTTTCCGATGAAATCTATACCCATAAAGGTGACTTTACTGTTATAACGAGTAAATTTTTGTGATCTTACAAATATCATGTGGTTAAGTTCAACTATTGTACTTACTATAAAGTTGTGTATTAACCCTTAAGGCCTTAACAATTACCACAGATATGCTTCATTATCTAGAACTGTTGGAATATAGACGATCAATTAGTTAAATTGTGATTTGTTGTAAAACTgtttaaacaaagaaaaaccaTAAATCTCGAAAACTAGTACTAGTATTTACAATTGAAATACTACGTACACAaaacttatatatttaaaagaaatcTGACCTCATTATGTTTTAACATCATAACATTGCAAATTATCAATGATAACTCTAGGTGACacatttaaattcaaaaagACCTCTGTAAAAAGCAGAAGACACATATAATTAAAGGTTCTTGGGGACTGAATagtatcaaaaaaaaaaaaacacatcttGCCctttaaatagaaataaaaatgctggttaaataaatatgaatttaaagaactttttcttttgtgaattttctttttgtcttgCACTAGCAATCAGTATGCTCTATTTAGTCCCCCTATCTTTTCTGAGGGAATGGTGAAAATTGCTTACTTTTTAACACTTTTTGCTGTTTCATTATATGATAAAAGCATTTGtccttttattctttcttcttgtCTTGGTTTTGAGGCTTTTGTGTTTGCCTTTCATTTTCTTGGTTCCTAACTAATTGTGGAGTACTTGTATTACGatctgattaaatttaaatttgtgctGAAAAATCATTCTGAAAATAGTACCCTTCCTAACTAAGACAATTTGTATCCAATAGGATTCAAAATCGAAATTTCGTGTAATTCATTGGTACCAATTAAGAAGCATGTTTagtaaaataacaaattacTACAACATATGAATAAATTGATGGAAAAAGGAGATGGGAGGAATTTCCAAGATCAAGCGCAGTTTCAAAGGCACATGATCTTACTGTTCTCAAAGAATAAGTTTGTCCTTATGTCTCTAAAATGTGTGAAGGCCTAGTGTtaagaaaacataatttttttatgggtAATTGgtacataaaatatataaacgtAATTGAAAAAAAGATAGTATAGGAGACGTTTAAGCAAAAAGATAGTAAAAATTAGCTCATGAAGTGAAAATAATTCAAGAGCGTAGAGATATAACGATtcattttctaaattaattgaTATACTTAGCACCTTCTTACATAAAATTAAACATCTAAAATATAAATGACATAACATGAAAGTTCAatcaaagaaatatttttattgaatattgaaAAATGGTCACGTAAATTGGGACGAACTCAATAGtaacttaaaaaatatgaatttagaAGAAGCAATGGATTGAATGAAATTCTCGAGACAATAAAGTTTTATTCCTCCCAAAGCCATGTGATAAAAGCagcttttttctcttcttcttcttgctataAAGCGACCACGCCCCTTCGCTGATAATCATACGGTCTATTTTGTTATAATTCTCTcgttttcaactttttttcccCTTTATTTGGTGTTTAATATcaggaaaaatccttttggacCGAAAACTTGATcagaatggtaaaataacatatttcacactatgttatttacctttttgaatatttttaccttttaactttattatcatttaattaaattatggaaaatagatcagtttattttaaataaaagggATATTAtatagactttttaaatttctgacCAAATTCTAACCAAATTTTATGGCCATTTAGCGTTGCCCTTAATATTATATTAGGTTTTGACTTATTTGAATTCACATTGGATTCAGTCGGAAAAAGCACTCCTGACTATGAATTTCTtcaaattcaaaactcaaatttatatctttgaTCATGAAAGGAGCGATTCATCTGTTACGTCACCGTGGTGGGCTCATTCTCTTTATTACTACTATTTTCCTCGTTCTTCTACATGAACTTTGTGAAGTGTATGAAATCTACATGGATACTTGGTGTAATTCGATTTATAACGAAATAACGACATATAATCTACTTTGTCTTAGGTTGTGTACTTGTCATTTCATGTGACATTTACTCTAAATAATCtgattatgtatgaaaaataaaaatacgaCATTTCAGTTAAAAAATTGAACAGAATTATATTACTCTTTAAAGGAAAGGAAGAAAGATACTCCAAATGGTACTCCTTTTGTCTTGAAATAGTTGTCACATTTAGTTTTTAAGGATCTAACTTAACGAAACATCGGTGTTAAattagataaaattaatttaatgtttaaatattttattttttttgcataaaaaatgataaattatatttcttcTCAAAATTATATGCTGGTCTAAATTCAAGCTATTTGActtttgagaaacaaaaaacacaacaaaaaaagaaaaatttgaagAGGTTAGTCTTAATGACATTGAACTTGACGTCATTATCACATCAGATAAAGAcagaattagaataattaaaaGTACAATCACAATGTGATTTAAGGCAAATCATTTCCTGTTTTAGGCACAAGTATTTAGTAGTAGTACttgatattttacattttaaaatatacaattacaaaGCATAGGTTAGGCTAAATTAATCCATGGGAAGAAGAGAAACCCACTCGTGCAAAGAAGCCAGTCACGCTCCCATAATTACATTAGCATCTGCACTAAAAgacaataattttaatcatgttttatttaattaataaataatttgcttaaataaaaagatttaatCATAGGAACAATTGCTTTGGGCACGAATAACATGGGTATTCGTCAAAGCTCGCAAAGTTGAAC belongs to Solanum stenotomum isolate F172 chromosome 1, ASM1918654v1, whole genome shotgun sequence and includes:
- the LOC125853289 gene encoding thaumatin-like protein 1b, whose translation is MDRLLIFLSLLLITFSIFSEVQATTFKIVNKCRHTVWPGILTGADRAPINPTGFVLKSGKSKTLKMPTAWSGRVWGRTLCSNEPSTGKFTCVTGDCGSGKVECAGAGAIPPASLAEFTLNGDQGLDFYDVSLVDGYNLPMLIVAKGGTGGCSATGCLVDLNAACPRDLRVASGGESVGCKSACLAYNDPIYCCSEAYNTPDTCHPSSYSLFFKHACPRSYSYAYDDKTSTFTCASADYLIIFCPPPYTSQKVLGARKDSAELPLVNKTMMYIGRRH